The segment GTTGCCTTTCAGCATGATGCCCCGCACGATGCGTAAAAAGTGCGTCAAGGGCAGGACTTCACCGATCGTTTGAGCCCAGTAAGGCATGCCGCGAAAGGGGAACATGAATCCGGAGAGCAGGAGGGACGGCAAAAAGAAAAAGAAGGACAGCTGCACGGCCTGCAGTTGGTTCTGCGCCAGGGTGGAGAAGGTGATACCCATGGCCAAATTCGCGATAATGAAGACGAGCGCGGCCACCATCAGCATGGGAATATTGCCGTAGATCGGAACATGGAAAAGGAAGTGTGCCGCCAGCAGGATCAATAAGACTTGAATGTAGCCGACGAGGATGTAGGGCAAGACCTTGCCGATCATGACCTCGAACGGACGCGTCGGCATCGAGAGGAGGTTTTCCATCGTGCCCCGCTCACGCTCCCGCGTAATCGCCAAACCCGTGATCATGACCATCGTCATCGTGAGGACCACGCCCATCAGACCCGGCACGATGTTGTACTGGGTGATCGCCTCAGGGTTGTACCGCGCATGAATCCGCAGATCGATGGGGGGCGGCTCACCGGCGAGAAACGCCAGCGGTCCTTTGAGATCCTGTTGCAGCACACTGGTCATCAACACCCGCAGCGAGCCGATGGCGTTGCTGGTGGACGCCGGGTCGGTCGCATCGGCTTCGACTACGATGGCCGGTCTGTCGC is part of the Nitrospira sp. SG-bin1 genome and harbors:
- a CDS encoding mannose-1-phosphate guanyltransferase, with amino-acid sequence MTHRRIFSLSRFWAIVVKEFIQMGRDRVTFGMMIGIPLIQLILFGLAINADPKHLPTAVLLADHGPQGRTLLQAIKNSAYFEFVRQVTSEREAEEVLARGDVQFVLTIPQNFSRDVLRGDRPAIVVEADATDPASTSNAIGSLRVLMTSVLQQDLKGPLAFLAGEPPPIDLRIHARYNPEAITQYNIVPGLMGVVLTMTMVMITGLAITRERERGTMENLLSMPTRPFEVMIGKVLPYILVGYIQVLLILLAAHFLFHVPIYGNIPMLMVAALVFIIANLAMGITFSTLAQNQLQAVQLSFFFFLPSLLLSGFMFPFRGMPYWAQTIGEVLPLTHFLRIVRGIMLKGNGLHEVLLQLWQIILFAVVALAVGVKRYRQTLD